TATTCTTGATATTGAAAAAGTCGTTTTGAGTCTTTTGTATTTCTGTGTAGCTATAGCAAagacgttttttttttctctcattacAATCAAAGAGTCAATTTATTAGGAAATTATGCACATGAAATGATGTAATTTTAGTTCTAACATGGTTAAAATTACCGCACAGACATCTAAATTGCATGTAAGACAtgctatttcatataaaacagtttaatTGTACCAAAATTTAGAATGTTTAATGGTATTAAATCCCCTATTCAATGACAATGCTGATATGAACAGGATAAACCTAATCATACTATAGTTAAGTACTCGATATCATAGTTCGATATTCATTAATAATCGTAGCTCACATCACACGTGTTTTGTCGATATATGAACCGATCATGCGCACTGTAGTTAGTATTTGTACTAAAACATAACCTTACTTTGTTATGAACGTGTTTGCTGCGATATTCCGGCAATCTGCGTTTACTGTTAAAACTTTTAGAAAAGGATTATCAACAGCTACGTATTCGAGAAACATGGTGAAGTTCTTGggacagaaagaagccataaacATTGATCAAGAGTTGTTCAACGATTATAAATTCAGTGTTGACCAATTGATGGAACTGGCAGGTCTAAGTTGTGCTGTAGCAATTGCCAAGTGTTATCCTCTGGCCAGTTTAAGTGATAACAACGTGCTTGTGTTCTGTGGTCCTGGAAATAACGGAGGTGACGGATTGGTTTGTGCTAGACATTTAAAGTTATTTGGCTATTGCCCTTCTGTCTATTATCCGAAACGTACAGACAAACCTTTGTACCATAACCTAACCACACAATGTCAGGCAATGCAAATACCGTTCCTGGAAGAACCCCCAAGTGctgaaatttgtaaaaattattcaCTCTTAGTCGATGCTCTGTTTGGATTTAGTTTTAAGCCTCCTATGAGAGCAGAATTTGTTTCTGTTGTCAATGCAATTCAGGAAAGTAAAATTACTTTGTGTAGTGTAGATATTCCAAGTGGATGGGATGTAGAAAGCGGTATTCCTGAGAGCGGAGGCTTACAACCTGACTTACTAATTTCTCTCACTGCTCCTAAAAAATGTGCTGAGAAATTTAGAGGGAGATTTCATTACTTGGGGGGACGTTTTGTACCACCGGCATTGGAAGAGAAATATAGCCTTAACCTTCCTGAGTATCCAGGCACAGAGTTGTGTGTAAAGTTGTAGTTACCCAGAAGTTATGGGTACAACATCCATTACAGAATTCAGAAGGAATATTCCAAATACATTGTAAGTTATATGTAAGTTATGggtattacagaaaaaatattgggttgtattaattaattttgtttacagTAACTTACTTTCTTTCAAAAGTTAgcttccaatttttatgtttgtattcttatctttacaaaataaatgtacagttaaTAGCAGCTAACAATGGAGTTTGAATTTTAATTATGGCTTCAGCGATATTTTATTATAGACAGGAATAATGATCATGGACGTTCTTCTGAAATATAAATCAACATGCATGTTGTTTCGATGTAATCTACAGAAACGCAGAGTTGAAGAATATTAGATATctgtggttataattcaataaTATGTACCGTAGTTCTgtttcacacaaaaacagaacctgtttcattaaACTTACTATTTTTagtaagacttttggggaggctgagacatagatgggaggataatattaaaatgtatttgagggaggtgggatatgatggtagggactggattaatcttgctcaggatagggaccaatggcgggcttatgtgagagcggcaatgaacctgcgggttccttaaaagccatttgtaaataactgggtaaagtggtttattttacgactctttatcaacatctgtaaTCATCtcgcgtctgaatgatatgaaggtgacaatgccagcaaaatgagtttcCGGTCCactgccaaaagttacccagaatttgctcttaatgaattGAGGGAAACCCTGGAATAAACCTCACAACAGTGGAcctcactaaatttaatatctgttTTTCTACATGAAATTGGACGGCCAAGAAATTTACGTTCAAAATTTTCCCTTGTTCTGCAACACAGTTTCTTTTTCTGAATATTGCAGAACACAAGAATATAAACTGCACTTAAGATTAGCTAATTCACTGCATATCTTTACTGCCGGTTATCAAGACTGACGCAGCTAAGTCGTGGAGTGATCAGCCTGCCAACATACCACAAGCCTCATGGAAGACTTTAGATGTAAATTTCCTGGCCACCCAGTTCCATGTAGAAAAACATTAGTAACTATAGtgattatccatgttgaatctttcgtacactacttttaacacttgaatataaataattgagccaacaacactacaatgaagaagtgaacacaatcaaatacatagcacaaggaaacggttacaacccaaacataatagacaacatcataaggaagacaaaacaaaaactcaacaaacacaaaaacacacacaacacaacacaaacacaagaaatacatcacactaacatacgaaaacaaaatcatgcacaagatcgcatcctcattcagaaaatagaaatacaacatagcatacagaagagaaaacacactacaaagacatctcaacacacaaacaacacaaacaaataaatacaaccgcataggtgtatacaaactcatatgCACTAGTTGCGACAGtgtctacattggacagacaggcagatcattccaaactcgatacaaagaacatatgaaagcaataaccagaggacacaatgcatctacatatgccgaatacATAACTAAtcctaaccacacatacaataacataaatacggacatggaaatcctacacatacaacccaagaaccaaaaactcaacacactagaacaatatgaaatatacagacacactaaaacacaccctgatcaaattctcaacacacagatcatacacacacactatttgacacaactcttcatcacacgaacgcacccacacaacaggcagcgaagttgagatagcgccgggatctagtaggctctgaggatggtgtcaagcaacaccgaaacagctgtaagccacacacgcttacataattaacacgagtaagatcgccatttaatcaattatttgcagTGATTAGATTTAATGAAAAAGATTCTGTAAATAATGTGATGTGAATTATGTAGGTCTATCACACAAGGTAGTCAACATTTTCAGcatattgaatgttattaatataataaggaAGCGCCCCCAGTTCATGGATgcaagcagcagtagtagcagcaggaccTGTGGGTTGGTCGACAGAAACACCAGAAACGTTCACTTGGACTCACTGTACAAGCAATTCCATTTACAGTGATTTAATCATATTATTTGTATGGTTACATAGTCATCGAGTATAATTGGAACTACTTAAGAATGCCCAAATGTTATTGCACCCAATGAGGACCATAGAAATGATTGTAACTGTGGTGAATAGCGTGAAAATTACTGGAAAGTGTGAAATagggccttacttacttactggcttttaaggaacccagaagttcattgccgccctcacataagcccgccatcggtccctatcctgagcaagattaatccagtctctatcatcatatcccacctccctcaaatctattttaatattatcctcccatctacgtctcagtctccccaaaggtcttattccctccggccgaCCCCTGCTCTATAACAACAGTGACATTCAAAAGAATGTTCAGTAATCTTGAGGAGTGTTACAAAACATGTCTAAGGAATACTGAAGaatttttacaacatatatacCTACATTACTGGTTGATACTGCATGTTTCTCAATTAAATTTCATGTTCTTTAGTTTCGGTGTAGGTACTTTATCCTGGGCCATGCTGTGAATGAGATGGAATGTCGAATGATAAAGAATTCACATCCATATTACAGTTGGTTTTCTCAATGAAAAATCGCAAATTTTAACATTTGCGTGGGACACAGGAGTACTAGTACTATCACCGGATATAAAGTGGTAAGAGACAGATAACTTATGTAGTTTAAGGGAAGTTATGACTGAATTttttaacttctacatttttcaaccgatttttatgatattttggaAACACATATATTGTACTCAGACTATCCTGTGCCAGGTTTCAATTGTGTATGTCACTTAATTGTCAACATACtgcaaattacattattaaataaataattgccctTGATAAGTACcttgtataacaattttcttcTGATTaccttgaaaattttttaaataaacttcagATATGTACAAACTAGAATCATTTCGATTTTTGTGTGTGATGAATATTGCAGCAAATAAACACTTTTGAATCTtcaacgatttaaaaaaaaatgttatttacctAATTAGAAGGTCAAAAGTCATATAAAAATCACGACATATTAAAACCCAATACGAATTTCGTTTCTTGTGCACATTACAACATACTCATCAAGTTTGAACTCATTctgacatttcatttcatttcatttattatattccatagatcttacatgagcaatgaagctttaagatgtggaacaagtcaaaattttacaatattaaaattacaatttttacagatttacagatctacaattttttacaatattttggcgagatgtagtgagttgaagtgaggcccgaggattcgccaaaagattacccggcatttgccttttggttggggaaaaccttggaaaaaacccaaccaggcaatcagaccaaaggggtgaaatgaagtgaggccgaagactcgccatagaccatccggcttcagtcccacagctggggaaaacctcggaagaaagca
This sequence is a window from Periplaneta americana isolate PAMFEO1 chromosome 2, P.americana_PAMFEO1_priV1, whole genome shotgun sequence. Protein-coding genes within it:
- the Naxe gene encoding NAD(P)H-hydrate epimerase, encoding MNVFAAIFRQSAFTVKTFRKGLSTATYSRNMVKFLGQKEAINIDQELFNDYKFSVDQLMELAGLSCAVAIAKCYPLASLSDNNVLVFCGPGNNGGDGLVCARHLKLFGYCPSVYYPKRTDKPLYHNLTTQCQAMQIPFLEEPPSAEICKNYSLLVDALFGFSFKPPMRAEFVSVVNAIQESKITLCSVDIPSGWDVESGIPESGGLQPDLLISLTAPKKCAEKFRGRFHYLGGRFVPPALEEKYSLNLPEYPGTELCVKL